In the genome of Pungitius pungitius chromosome 5, fPunPun2.1, whole genome shotgun sequence, the window CAGCAGTCACCGCAGTGCCACATTTGACAGGGGAGGGAACCTACCTGAAGGTCTGGAGACGCACAACCTTAGATCAAAGAAGAAGTCGCCGATGATGCATCATTGGTTAAGACTCTACCACATTATCATCAATCTCTCCATTGAAAGACAAAAGTATCTCTCCACACTAAATCATAAAATCAATGCGTTTCCATCAGAGAGGAATTGGTCTCCCAGTGAGCTCTGTGGCTGACTAATGTGAAATCTATCGCAACTATGGCCTGGACAAGATCAAAGACAAGACCCCACTAAACTTTGTGCTGATCAGCAGCCAGCGGAGGAGTGAGCGTGCGAGTGGAATGGAAGGAGATTCCCAGTGAGTAAAACCACACTGGCATGCCGAGGATGAGCAACGGAGGCGCACTCACCTTTGGCCACTTGGGATTGAGCTCGCAAGCTTTTTCGGCGTCATCCAGTGCCGCCTGGTGTTGTCCCAGTTTGAGGCGCGCCGCCGATCGGTTGCTATAGAGGATGCAGTTCTGTGGGTCAGCTTGCAAGGCGCTGGTGTACAAATGAACGGCCGCCTGAAAGTCCCCCCGCTGACACGCCTCATTGCTCTGCTGCACTCTCTCCATGAACTCGGCTTTGCTGAGGCCGGACCTGCCCCCTCGGTCTCCAGAAACGCATCTCATCGGTCGGCCCGCTGCCCGAGAACCAAAGATGGAAAACTGGGGAGATGGACAGGAGAGCTAGAGTTAGCCCAACAGGAATGCACTCCAGGAAGGCAATCAATAACAAATTGAATATGAGGTCGTTGGAATGTGACGGTAAAATGTTAAGGAACATCTATGTTTTTCTATGAAAAAAGGAGGTCTCTCGCCAGATAAACTGATCTTCTCCCACTGCTGCAATCAAATTATATACTTTAGACCCATGTGATAATTGACTGACAGGTTTTAAGGAACAGTAATAATAGCTAATTTCATGTTAATATCATATTGATTATTGTTAATATAATCATTGAGATAATGTGAAAATTAAGAACTGATTAATTAATTTAGCTTTTGTGGTAAATTTCAACATAAAATGACCTAAAATCAAAATACAGGTTTCCAAAATAATCCATATTATATGTTATCTTTTATTttagtaacttttttttttctcttgtgagATTGAGgattttcttctctcccttttgaCCTCTGAAAGACCTGCACACATCTGTGAAGCACATGTAATGCACTGACATACAAAAAGTCGTTGTATTCAATGATCTCATCGATGTCTGTAAAGAGCAGATCCAGCAAGGCCAGGGTGTGTAGCACATGACGTTTTAGCTTTCACAATCTTCTTTCAAAATAAGGCCCATATTTAATATGATGTTCACAGCATTTCACTTGTTGATGTTCTTCTATACAGCGGTTTAGAAACACAACAATGGCTTAAAGTTCCACCCGAGTAATAAAAGCATCTTCATCGTGGTGATGCATCTCCAACCACAAGATAATACGTGCCTTATCGGCATAAATGAGGGATTGAATCGATTGTTTCCAATCACCCGTGAACATATTGGCAGGCGGACAATGTGGTTGCATCACTGTCTTGCTGTAGCTGCTGCAACCAACCAACCGTCTCGTTGATGAAGTCAACCAGTGTTGTATCCGTTTAACAGGAGCAGTTTGCTGTGTATTACTGAACAATAACACAGTTTTTGAAAAAGGCCAGCTTGGATTTTAACTCCTTACCACCACACCTCCCCAGACTGAATTCTGGGATAGGGCAGGCATGGTAATTACTTCCAGAGGCCCGGGGAGTAGATGTAGCACATGAAGGCTTTGGGGATCAAGCAGATTCAAAATCAAGCCACATTTGCAGCACTGACCAGTTTCTTTCTTGCACTCTTCAACCTTCATCTGTTGCCTATTTTGTGTTCGTCCCTGCTTTATAACCAGGGAATAATATCTACCATCACGTGACAACATGGAAGGAAATTACTTCCTGCTTTGCTTtagctgcattttaaaacattgagtGTGTCATACCTCTAAAAGGCAATTCAGCAACTGCTGATTGGTAAATTCTTGCAGCAACATGCAGACCAGAGGTTTTCAAGTGTTTATGACGGCACTGTCACACACGCTTGGATTACAGACTTACTCTCTAAAAATGTCTTTGGAAAGTATAAAAGGGTATATACATTGTTAGAAATGTTCTCTTCTAGGGCCGCAGTGGGTTTTCCCTTCAAGCTGAAAAACTGCTCAGAGTTGATCCGTGATTAGAAGGGCACAGAGAAGGGATCTGTTCAGAGGGAGTTCGCTGGCTGGATGTGGGCAGGAAGGGTGGAGAGTGAGCGATAATGAGAACCTACACCAATACAGGGGACACCCCACCGCCCAAAATCACAAGGGAGGAAGAGACTGACTCACCTCCTCGAACGCAAATAGAAGTTATAGCTGCAACGCATGTATCTACGGTGACGTCGGGTAATTGGATTTACGTATGGcaacacgcgcgcgcgcacacgcacacacacacacagacacacacacacacctaacggCCCCGTGCTTCTAGCGttcatgcaacaacaacaaaaacgaaTTACGCGTAGTTTAGTCAATTGTGTAACGCGCATGACCTTCTGTTGatattttaaatcacatttattttGGCTGTTGCTCTTGGTCCTTCGTGCAGCAGTATGCATGGACTGGAAAATCGATTCAAGTCTTTTTCGAGGTTTCCCCAGTAATGGTCATTTGGTATTTCCTGCACAGGACGCGAGGTGAAAAAGAGACTTTACGgcggaaagcaaaaaaaattcCCACAACGAACATAAACGTCCGCTCGCACGAGGAtacaaagttgttgttttttgttgttgttgatgttgttgaatGTGTTTACCTTTTCTTTCCGAGCGGCTCGCTTCTCCATCCTGTCTGTCGGCGTTGGGTTCGTGCGACGGGTTCTCGCGTCTCATCCCCTCACGCTCTTCTTCTGGACATTTTATCCGACACGAggtgttcaaaaaaaaaaaaagaaaaaaaaaaaggggagccACGAAAGTGTCGACAAACTGCGAAACCAGATCCACAAAGACTTTCGCTGTGTGGCGTTCAGGAGAAACTTTTCTCAAGGAAAGTGCGCCATGTTGTcaattcttttcctttttttcttgtcttttttttccccccttgttGCCATAGCGGATTTCTGAGTGCGGGCCGAGAGGGAGGCATGAAGGTCTGTAAGGAGGCTGAGTCagggaaagaagacaaaaaaaaggactgaCTCGATAATACACCACTATGTtttgctttttctgtttttaaccaTTTACAAAGGGAATTCGCGTTGATAAGCGAAGACGAAAGAAAAGGAGGCCCCTCGCCGCAACACGTTATTCAACACACCTGAGTTAATTGATGCTGCGTTCAAGTCACGTTGTTAAAAAGGGAGAAGGGCTGCTCAATCCAGCAGCTTCAGTTGTGTGTCAGGCATCAGGGATTAATGACAGCAACTACCACTGGAATGAAGACAATTTTTGCTTCTTATCATGAAATTACAAATATTGAATATCTGCCATAAAACTCTATATTTACAGTTCTCACATTGAATTTTGCTGCAATTCTGTACGATGGGTTTTATCCTATATTTAGAAAACGTAAATTGATGGTCAAGGAGTACAATGGGTTGGTTTTGAAGGCATGCCACATGGCATCTTGACTCTGTGAGTCCTGAGTCATTGCAGGGCTTTTACCAGTTTGTGATCAAGAGTCAGAGCAATCTAATCTGTGTACTACTGGCTACGTGCAATCCAAACATACAGTAACTAGTGAGctgacaaaaagcagaacacaaaatgaacacattatgTTATTTAGGACATGCTGAAATATGAGCTCTTTTGCAATGTCCTACAACTAAATACTATATTTCAAATCCAGCTCAATCTTGTGGATGCAATGGAAGTCATTAAGCTTACTGTTACAAttatttaatgaatatacatattTGACAGATTCCGTcatgtatgtttttgttttaattgctgTGAATGAGTCCTTTAAGAAAATCTTTGTTTTCCAACGGAAGGATTCCACAGATCCTCATCAGATCCTCATCAGATACTCATCCGCTCCTCGTCGGCTCCTCGGTGAATCAGAAAGGAACCTCCTTCTCACCACCACCCACACGTCATGGCCTCATGGCCTCACGTCATCACAAAAATGCCTCCAAACGATTGACTAGCAGCTGCTGGTGTTATAAATTCTTCGGCTTCAGCTTAAGAGGAACCGGCTGTCAGCCTTAGTGCTGCCAGTCCAGCTGAGGACTGGCTGGCCACTGACAGGTCACCTGTGGATGTTCCACCCGTGGAAGTCAAGAAGAGCCAGCTGAAGAGACTCCAGAGTTTTTGGGATCTGGATTAAACCCCATCTTAAATGTACTTTAGAGAGGAGGCCATGTTTGTTTGCACAACTCAATAACAGAACTGCTTTAACGATGTAATGATCAAACCGAAACACAACTTCCAAATGTTgggctttttttctatttccattTTTTCTAGATTTTTAACTAAAACACTGTTGACAAGGGAAATAAAGAATTGGGAGCCTCTTTGCTGACCAACCCTGCAGGTAATaagcaaaaagtatttttaataaaaaccaTATGAGGCCGACTAGTGCAACAGCAATCCGCCTGATGAGAAATGAAGTATTTGCAGCTCTGCTCCAGTAGGTGGGGTAACAATCCTTCAGAGTGGCCTTTTTCCTTGATGTattgtgcatgtgtgctgtCATGGAAGTTAAATGGGACCTTATTATTGCAATAGGCTGAACCTGTGCTCTCCGCCTCGGAAAAGGCAAAATATCCGCtgtgaaaaataatttataataattttttcaCATATACCATGAATTACAGAAAAAAGTCTAAAAATTCTTGATTTCTTAAAAACTCTAAAAAACATAATGGGAGGACTGTTGTTGACAGTTATTTAAGTGTTAAATGATTCCTCCCTACTGtgaatgatttaaatgtttggAATACAAAAGGTGTTGAACTCTTTAGAATCATGCAATGGaattttttacaaaatataattACAATGACATGGAAGaagcttttgtgttttctctgatTTTTCGACGCATTGGTGCAAAGAAAAAAgtcttattttttactttttatataaAGCTCTGTTTTTGATTTTCTTGCAGACTGGGCTTTTTGGCATCCACCAAGTAATACGATCAAATTCTGGTATAAAAAATCTCAGCGCAGAAAAGGGCAAAGATCAAGGCCATTTTTAGCAAACAAGTATTTACGATCTTGACCACTGACCCACTGTGCTCCTGTCCACGTTAAAGACCATAAGTCTTTAATGTAAGACTTACTTTTCTGTCTTGCTACAGACATGCAAGCTTTATACTTGAAGAAATTCAACAATTAATAAAATTGCAGGTTATTGAGAATCTCCTTTATTTGGTCTAATTTTCACTCCAtccaaaatataaatacaagcACTTCTTGCTGGCCCTGTCACACTCATATTATACTCCTCTATTTTTCTCTATCATGGCCACTAAAACCAAAGTTGGTTTTTCATGACACAGATTAAACATGCATATCAATGTTTTTGAAATCAGGGCAGTGTTCTTAAGTTGTAGGTTGTTTATCAAATGACATTTGACCTTGTTTGACAGTCTGACCCACATGCTGTGGCAGAAGAAGCGCTGCAATGTAGAGTCTCTTATAAGTCAAGAAATCCTTGCTTACAACATATAATGCCAATGGTTTGTTTTTAGAATAACAAAattatttctaatttattttgatgttgttggtgctttgtacagtatttatagtATTCATTCCTCAGTACGAGTAcatatgataataatatttccatttttttatttaaaataactgaCCCATGTGAATTTAATGGATTACAAATGTAAAcattacaataataaaaaaagtatgtgtaaaatgtaaatactcAAGTCAGGAGGCCtacaaataaatcatatttgtaACCTGAAATTCACTTTTagtttacatttgatttatttgcatttatttgcagACGCTGCCCTGCTGAGAAAGCTCACATGAACGCCCTGCCATCCTGAGACAGCAGCCCACAAACACCACCACACCGGATCGTTCAGGTTTGAACCGTCCACACGGAGGCTGCCGCGCGCTCCCCGCTTTTGGTCCTCGGAGTCCATCAGAGCCGAAATAGTCGCGACTCTTTAGGTAATGCCAACCGGGGCGCGCGAGTCCTTTAGAGGGGAAAGGGACAGGCGGAGGACAGCGGGCTGTTACGTCACGGGATGCCCGAAAGGATGCGAGCAGAAGGTGAAATAAATGATGTCTAAAGtatgccttctttttttctgtcagcaGATTATGGATTTTTTTGCAGTGCATTTTGCATCCAGGACGGCTCACATATCTCAGTTTCTACACCTTACCGTAAAACTGTTGATGTCAAAACACGTTTTGTTTCATTCTCAGCGTGCAGTCCTCTTCGCCCCTGGGAGGGTCCGCCTCATGCCTCGCGCTGATTGGTCAGAAAGTGGGCCTCCTTTGCCAAGCCCACAGCTCGAGTGGGTATAAAGCAACGAAAGATGCCCGTGTACAGTTACGAAGAAAGTTTTGGGATCAGCTTGCTATCTTTCCATCCACCAGAGACCGGTAAATTGAAGCATTATCGAATGCGatctttttactttattttttagttttgcgaataatctttaaaaaacacattgatgtATTGAATTACTTGGCCTGTGCCTCTGCTGGTTTGTTCCACAGTGAGATGAAAAGCCAACAGCCTCTTCATGTGGCCACTCCAGTGAGGCAGAGCCTTCCCCTGACTAAAGTAGCTGGGACCCCTGTTTACCTCAAGCTGGATTCATCCCAGCCTACGGGGTCCTTTAAGATCCGGGGCATTGGACACCTCTGCAAAACGGTGAGTGATTCTCCTGTGCCCTGGGAGGATGGGTTTTCTCCTGTGGTGTGGATGAACCGCTTTGATGACGTGTTGGTACCCTTGGTgactgccatgtgtgtgtgttttttttacctcctcAGCGGGCTGAGCAAGGATGTGAGCGGTTTGTCTGCTGTTCAGGTAAAAaggaatggaaaaaaataaaaaacaatgccTGATGTGTCTTTGACTGTGTTGATGTGATTCGGTGGGTAAATCGTTTGCGTCGTTGCTCTCAACAGGAGGAAACGCTGGCATGGCAGCGGCCTATTCCGCCCGTCAGCTCGGGGTGCCTGCGACCATCGTAGTTCCAAGTGTCACTCCCAACCCAACGGTGGAGAGGCTGAGGGACGAAGGCGCCACTGTGGTTATCCACGGCAAGGTGGGTCCATGTTATGGATTGTTTACTAACAATCCTTACATCCACCACAAGCATAAAGAGACGCATGTACCGCTGGATTGTGGTTTAATCGTGCGTGTGAATACCAAATGATTTCATCAGAGGACATTAAGTTGCGGCTTGTCTCTTTCAGGCTCTGAATGAAAGCATTGAATACGGAGAGCAGCTGGTGGCAAATAACCCCAGCTGGATATTCATCTCCCCCTTTGATGATCCCCTCATCTGGTGAGACAATCTCTGCATGGCTGTCCTTCAGGGATTGTGACATAACGCAATTAACTATTTGCACTGAGCAGAAATTCCCACATAGTAATACATCTGACACGAGGAGATAAGAGACAAAGACGCGATGAGACGGATTCTTCTCTCCAAATGAAATTGTTTTAGGATGTGCAACTTGCTGATAGTGCCGCTTATCGTGCTGTCATTCATCCTGGATGAGGGGTTGTGTCAGATGCATGGTATCTTATCACAGGCCTAACTTTGAGGAACTGTCATGATAAATCAGGTACGCCACGGCGCAGGCTGCTCATTACTAACACCACTAAGGTCTCGTATTGACATTGACCAGCATTTCAAAGAAGATCAATTATTGAAACGAGAAGGAACAAAATCAAACTGTTTCCTACTGAAACACTAAAAGTGAATTAAATGTAACGCATCTGACCGAGTAGggctgggtttgtgtgtgcagggaggGCCACACGTCTCTGGTGAAGGAGCTGGAGCAAGACCTAAAGGAGAAGCCGGGAGCCATAGTGTTGTCGGTCGGAGGCGGAGGCCTGCTGAACGGAGTGGTGGAGGGGCTGCGTCGTGCCGACTGGGCTGACGTGCCCATTGTAGCCATGGAAACCCTGGGAGCACACAGCCTCAATGCGGCAGTGAAAGCTGGGAAGCTGGTCACTTTGCCTAAAATCACCAGGTATAATCTGCAATTTAATCTACTCATTTGTgtgaaaaatattaaataaatgtgcaGACTTAACTTTCCCTTTTTGCATCTCTAGTGTGGCAACCACACTTGGCCTGACGAGGGTGTCCGCACAGACTTTCAAACTGCTGGACGAGCACCAAGTGTTTTCAGAGGTAGTCACAGACCAGGAGGCCGTGAAAGCGGTGGAGCGCTTCGTAGGTGAGTGCCGCCTTCCGCCCGAACACATGCACCGACGGATCCGACAGCTGTGAGACTGAAGCCTCACCGTATCTCTGCAGATGACGAGAAGGTCCTGGTGGAGCCCGCCTGCGGTGCTGCGCTGGCAGCCGTGTACAGCGACATCATCAAaaggctgcaggaggacggCAAGCTGGCACGGAAACTGGGCCCCGTGGTCATCGTGGTCTGCGGCGGCAACAACATCAGCATGCAGCAGCTGTGGAGGCTGAAAAAACAGCTGGGTCTTATCTGACGCGGCCCACCAACTCGGGTCCTCCCCCGACCGTTCCCCCATTCCTCTGTCAGCTGGCGTCAACCCATGAAGCCCGGTGTTCACGTGCTGCGTAGACCAAATCATTCCATACTGTGGGACTGCTCTGAGCAGTGAGACTGACATGCGTGAGGCCGTGAGAGCTGGTGGTGATGCTCAAGGTAGAGGTCGTTTTTGCCTGGAGAAACCTctttaggaaaaacaaaaaacgtgcTGACGAATTTAGGTTGGATTTGTGTTCAGTGTGCTTGTGCGTTGTTCTGCTTTTGtacattaaaatgcattttgaaagTAATAAATTATATTTCTCAATCTCGTCCATAAAGAATCATTGTCATGCCTTGATGTCTTTTTCCTGACTGCACATGCTTtgtaaaatgcacatttaaCCTCTTCTTCGCAACATGACAAACAGAAAATGGACTTTTGAAAATGAGCGTTTTTCCTTGTCGCTGTTTTCATAGTTAAACTAAATGCTAAGTAGGGGAGGCATTAGCTCTTTGCACATATATTGTCTTGGTCTATATATAGCGTTTCAAATATTACGCCCTATAGTCAGACAATGCCTGTGAAGAAATCCCAAACTAAGTCTGAGATCCTTAAAAGAAACTTAACCAGTGTATAGTCCGGCTTAGTGTGTGTCTACATATCTAAGGGATTGAATTCtaaatttcttttttattttatcctgacacaagaaaacaaacatttttggcCGATTTGATTACATCAAGTCTAAGAATCCTTTATTAATTAGACTGTAATTGACATTGTAAATCTCTGGTGACTCGACATATCAAGTGGGTTTAATGAATAGATTATGGAAATCCTTAGACAGCACTCTTCAAAACATGCACCCGATGGAAGACTTTGAACGTACTTCAGTATACAAAATGTGTACACTGTATGTCTACACGTtgtatacagtaccagtcaaaagtttggacacacttccTCAatcaattgaataaaaaaatgtgtccaaacctttgactggtactgtgtgtgtgtgtgtgtgtaaccggaACGATCAAACGATGAGCACAGTGTGGTTCATTGGGGGCAGCGCTTACATCTCCGCACACAGCATTGTATCCCAGGTCAAGTTGCTCCACTAGCTTGAAGATAGACGCGGTTACCGGGTCAGCCCCATATTGCATGACCACAGCAGACATCTCAACTGCTTTCAACTGCACAGAAAGTTTCAGATTGACTGGGATGTGGCATTTTGTCTACTTATTGGTCTGACTATCATTAAAAAGGCTGGTCGAAAAGTTTGTGTTGTGAGGGACAGTCGATTAGAATTTTGACTTGTTGGTTTCAAAAATAACCAGAGACATTTCGAGAATTTCTCTTGGGAAAACTGGTAGACTTAGAATTAAAACATGGacattttacattcaaatattaggaaaactaaaaataataagcATTATTTGAAAGATCACAGTGAGTAAGGGACACACCTGTGGCTCTTTGCTAAAGAGCTCTACACTTAAGACATATCCCCTATAAACTGAGCTTGCAGCGGAAATATTGGACCCATTAGTTCGGGCAATCTTTTGCGTTGCGTCCAAATCTGCGGTTGGCTCCCTTTGGAATGGCTGAAAGGCCAGTGTAAGTCGGTGGGGAGCATGACTGGAGATCCAGCTGGAACTGGCCTGGCCCAGCACTCGCTGCTTTGAAAAGGTGTCTGGTGACACAACCAGAGTTGGTTGCAAGGGGTCCTTACATAAAAGGCATGTCCTTTAGGAGACAAAGCACGTTACACAGTCATCATTCATCATGACCAACAGTCATTGAGCATGCACTCGTGTAAGCGGCCATGTCCGCTTC includes:
- the LOC119224582 gene encoding L-serine dehydratase/L-threonine deaminase-like, giving the protein MKSQQPLHVATPVRQSLPLTKVAGTPVYLKLDSSQPTGSFKIRGIGHLCKTRAEQGCERFVCCSGGNAGMAAAYSARQLGVPATIVVPSVTPNPTVERLRDEGATVVIHGKALNESIEYGEQLVANNPSWIFISPFDDPLIWEGHTSLVKELEQDLKEKPGAIVLSVGGGGLLNGVVEGLRRADWADVPIVAMETLGAHSLNAAVKAGKLVTLPKITSVATTLGLTRVSAQTFKLLDEHQVFSEVVTDQEAVKAVERFVDDEKVLVEPACGAALAAVYSDIIKRLQEDGKLARKLGPVVIVVCGGNNISMQQLWRLKKQLGLI